In a single window of the Streptomyces sp. NBC_00285 genome:
- a CDS encoding AMP-binding protein, translated as MTSYTHGTGGTALLGDTIGANLDRAVASWPDREALVDVPSGRRWTYAQFGADVDELAQALLAAGIAKGDRVGIWAVNCPEWVLVQYATARIGAIMVNINPAYRTHEVEYVLKQAGITLLFSSLRHKTSDYRAMVDEVRGRCHELRQVVHFGDPSWEALLERGGGAAAYPELSCDDPINIQYTSGTTGFPKGATLSHHNILNNGYFVGELIAYTEQDRVCIPVPFYHCFGMVMGNLAATSHGACMVIPAPSFDPAATLRAVQQERCTSLYGVPTMFIAELNLPDFAAYDLSSLRTGIMAGSPCPVEVMKRVVAEMHMAEVSICYGMTETSPVSLQTRRDDDLEHRTGTVGRVLPHIEVKVVDPATGVTQPRGSAGELCTRGYSVMLGYWNEPEKTAEAVDAGRWMHTGDLATMREDGYVEIVGRIKDMIIRGGENIYPREIEEFLYGHPKIADVQVVGVPHERYGEEVLACVIPRDPAAPPTLEELRAYCDGRLAHYKIPSRLRILDAFPMTVSGKVRKIELRETYAEG; from the coding sequence GTGACCTCGTACACGCACGGGACGGGCGGGACCGCACTCCTCGGCGACACGATCGGGGCCAATCTGGACCGGGCGGTGGCCAGTTGGCCCGACCGCGAGGCGCTCGTCGACGTGCCTTCGGGGCGGCGTTGGACGTACGCCCAGTTCGGCGCCGACGTCGACGAGTTGGCGCAGGCCCTGCTGGCCGCCGGGATCGCCAAGGGCGACCGGGTGGGGATCTGGGCGGTGAACTGCCCCGAGTGGGTGCTGGTCCAGTACGCCACCGCCCGTATCGGCGCGATCATGGTGAACATCAACCCGGCGTACCGCACGCACGAGGTGGAGTACGTCCTCAAGCAGGCCGGGATCACGCTGCTCTTCTCGTCGTTGCGTCACAAGACCAGCGACTACCGGGCGATGGTCGACGAAGTGCGGGGCAGGTGCCACGAGTTGCGGCAGGTCGTCCACTTCGGCGACCCGAGCTGGGAAGCGCTGCTGGAGCGCGGGGGCGGTGCCGCGGCGTACCCGGAGCTGTCCTGCGACGACCCGATCAACATCCAGTACACCTCGGGCACGACCGGCTTCCCCAAGGGGGCCACCCTCTCCCACCACAACATCCTCAACAACGGTTACTTCGTGGGTGAGTTGATCGCCTACACCGAGCAGGACCGGGTCTGCATCCCGGTGCCCTTCTACCACTGCTTCGGCATGGTGATGGGCAACCTCGCCGCCACCTCGCACGGCGCCTGCATGGTCATCCCCGCCCCGTCCTTCGACCCCGCCGCCACCCTGCGCGCGGTCCAGCAGGAGCGCTGCACCTCGCTCTACGGCGTTCCGACCATGTTCATCGCGGAGCTGAACCTCCCCGACTTCGCGGCCTACGACCTCTCCTCCCTGCGCACCGGCATCATGGCGGGCTCGCCGTGCCCGGTGGAGGTGATGAAGCGGGTGGTCGCCGAGATGCACATGGCGGAGGTCTCCATCTGCTACGGCATGACCGAGACGTCCCCGGTGTCCCTCCAGACCCGCAGGGACGACGACCTGGAACACCGCACCGGCACGGTCGGCCGCGTCCTGCCGCACATCGAGGTCAAGGTCGTCGACCCGGCGACCGGGGTCACCCAACCCCGGGGCAGTGCGGGGGAGTTGTGCACCCGTGGCTACAGCGTGATGCTCGGCTACTGGAACGAGCCCGAGAAGACCGCGGAGGCCGTCGACGCCGGGCGCTGGATGCACACCGGCGACCTGGCGACGATGCGCGAGGACGGGTACGTCGAGATCGTGGGCCGCATCAAGGACATGATCATCCGGGGCGGCGAGAACATCTACCCGCGCGAGATCGAGGAGTTCCTCTACGGCCACCCGAAGATCGCGGACGTCCAGGTCGTCGGGGTGCCCCATGAGCGCTACGGCGAGGAGGTGCTGGCCTGCGTCATCCCGCGGGACCCGGCCGCCCCGCCGACCCTGGAGGAACTGCGCGCCTACTGTGACGGAAGGTTGGCCCACTACAAGATCCCGAGCCGCCTGCGCATCCTGGACGCGTTCCCGATGACGGTCTCCGGCAAGGTCCGCAAGATCGAGCTGCGGGAGACGTACGCGGAGGGATAG
- the gcl gene encoding glyoxylate carboligase, producing MARMTAARAAVEILKREGVTDAFGVPGAAINPFYAALKASGGVHHTLARHVEGASHMAEGYTRTHPGNIGVCIGTSGPAGTDMITGLYSATGDSVPILCITGQAPTAVIHKEDFQAVDIASIAGPVTKMAVTVLEAAQVPGVFQQAFHLMRSGRPGPVLIDLPIDVQLTEIEFDPETYAPLPVYKPAATRAQIEKALRLLNDSARPLIVAGGGVINADAAELLVEFAELTGIPVVPTLMGWGVLPDDHELNAGMVGLQTSHRYGNATFLESDFVLGIGNRWANRHTGKLDVYTAGRTFVHVDVEPTQIGRIFAPDYGIASDAKAALALFVEVAGELKEAGRLPDRSAWAASAQERKATLQRRTHFDDIPIKPQRVYEEMNRAFGPETRYVSTIGLSQIAGAQMLHVFRPRHWINCGQAGPLGWTIPAALGVAKADPEAQVVALSGDYDFQFMIEELAVGAQHRIPYIHVLVNNAYLGLIRQAQRAFDIDFQVNLEFENINSPELGVYGVDHVKVVEGLGCKAIRVTDPAELGTAFEQAKKLAAEFRVPVVVEAILERVTNISMSTTNDIGNVVEFEEIATEPGHAPTSIRPLKV from the coding sequence ATGGCTCGAATGACCGCTGCCCGCGCGGCAGTTGAGATCCTCAAGCGCGAAGGTGTCACCGACGCGTTCGGCGTCCCCGGCGCGGCGATCAACCCCTTCTACGCGGCACTGAAGGCCTCCGGGGGCGTCCACCACACCCTCGCCCGCCATGTCGAGGGCGCCTCGCACATGGCCGAGGGTTACACCCGCACCCATCCGGGCAACATCGGCGTCTGCATCGGCACGTCGGGACCCGCCGGCACCGACATGATCACCGGTCTCTACTCCGCGACGGGCGACTCCGTCCCGATTCTGTGCATCACGGGCCAGGCCCCGACCGCCGTGATCCACAAGGAGGACTTCCAGGCCGTCGACATCGCCTCCATCGCGGGCCCGGTGACCAAGATGGCCGTCACCGTCCTGGAGGCGGCCCAGGTCCCCGGCGTCTTCCAGCAGGCCTTCCACCTCATGCGCTCGGGCCGCCCGGGCCCGGTGCTGATCGACCTGCCGATCGACGTCCAGCTGACGGAGATCGAGTTCGACCCGGAGACGTACGCACCCCTCCCGGTCTACAAGCCGGCCGCGACCCGCGCGCAGATCGAGAAGGCGCTCCGTCTCCTCAACGACTCCGCGCGTCCGCTGATCGTCGCCGGCGGCGGTGTCATCAACGCGGACGCCGCCGAACTCCTCGTCGAGTTCGCCGAGTTGACCGGCATCCCGGTCGTCCCGACCCTCATGGGCTGGGGCGTCCTGCCCGACGACCACGAGCTGAACGCCGGCATGGTCGGCCTGCAGACCTCGCACCGCTACGGCAACGCGACCTTCCTGGAGTCCGACTTCGTCCTCGGCATCGGCAACCGCTGGGCCAACCGGCACACCGGCAAGCTGGACGTCTACACGGCGGGCCGGACGTTCGTCCACGTCGACGTCGAGCCCACCCAGATCGGCAGGATCTTCGCACCGGACTACGGCATCGCGTCGGACGCGAAGGCCGCCCTGGCCCTCTTCGTCGAGGTGGCAGGTGAGTTGAAGGAGGCGGGCCGGCTCCCCGACCGCTCGGCGTGGGCGGCCTCGGCGCAGGAGAGGAAGGCGACCCTCCAGCGCCGTACGCACTTCGACGACATCCCGATCAAGCCGCAGCGCGTCTACGAGGAGATGAACAGGGCCTTCGGCCCGGAGACCCGGTACGTCTCCACGATCGGCCTCTCCCAGATCGCCGGCGCCCAGATGCTGCACGTCTTCAGGCCCCGCCACTGGATCAACTGCGGTCAGGCGGGCCCGCTGGGCTGGACGATCCCGGCCGCGCTGGGCGTCGCCAAGGCCGACCCCGAGGCGCAGGTCGTGGCCCTCTCCGGCGACTACGACTTCCAGTTCATGATCGAGGAGCTGGCCGTCGGGGCCCAGCACCGCATCCCGTACATCCACGTCCTCGTGAACAACGCCTACCTGGGCCTGATCCGCCAGGCCCAGCGTGCCTTCGACATCGACTTCCAGGTCAACCTGGAGTTCGAGAACATCAACTCCCCGGAACTGGGCGTCTACGGCGTCGACCACGTCAAGGTCGTCGAGGGCCTCGGCTGCAAGGCGATCCGGGTGACCGACCCGGCCGAACTCGGCACCGCCTTCGAGCAGGCCAAGAAGCTCGCCGCCGAGTTCCGGGTCCCGGTCGTCGTCGAGGCCATCCTGGAGCGGGTCACCAACATCTCCATGTCGACGACCAACGACATAGGAAACGTCGTGGAGTTCGAGGAGATCGCGACGGAACCGGGTCACGCGCCGACGTCGATCAGGCCGCTGAAGGTCTGA
- a CDS encoding 2-hydroxy-3-oxopropionate reductase yields MSSLPKIAWIGLGIMGSPMSENLVKAGYDVTGFTLEQDKLDRLAAAGGRTAGSIAEAVRDADVVITMVPASPQVEAIAYGPGGILENVRSGALVIDMSSITPQTSVDLAKAAAAKGVRVLDAPVSGGEAGAVEAVLSIMVGGEQADFDEAGPLFEALGKTVVLCGPHGSGQTVKAANQLIVAVNIQACAEAVVFLEKSGVDLKAALDVLGGGLAGSTVLTRKKDNFLRRDFKPGFRIDLHHKDMGIVTDAARTVGAALPVGAVVAQLVASLRAQGDGGLDHSALLRAVERLSGAQI; encoded by the coding sequence ATGAGCAGTCTCCCCAAGATCGCCTGGATAGGCCTCGGCATCATGGGCTCACCCATGTCCGAGAATCTGGTCAAGGCGGGCTACGACGTCACCGGCTTCACTCTCGAACAGGACAAGCTGGACCGCCTGGCCGCCGCCGGTGGCCGTACCGCCGGTTCGATCGCCGAGGCGGTGCGCGACGCCGACGTGGTGATCACGATGGTGCCCGCCTCACCGCAGGTCGAGGCCATCGCCTACGGCCCCGGCGGCATCCTGGAGAACGTCCGGTCCGGGGCCCTGGTGATCGACATGTCCTCGATCACCCCGCAGACCTCGGTCGACCTGGCGAAGGCGGCCGCCGCGAAGGGCGTCCGTGTCCTGGACGCGCCCGTGTCGGGCGGTGAGGCGGGTGCCGTCGAGGCCGTGCTGTCCATCATGGTGGGCGGCGAGCAGGCCGACTTCGACGAGGCCGGGCCGCTCTTCGAGGCGCTCGGAAAGACCGTCGTGCTGTGCGGTCCGCACGGCTCGGGCCAGACCGTGAAGGCGGCCAACCAGCTGATCGTCGCCGTGAACATCCAGGCGTGCGCCGAGGCCGTGGTGTTCCTGGAGAAGTCGGGCGTGGACCTCAAGGCCGCCCTCGACGTCCTGGGCGGCGGCCTCGCCGGCTCGACCGTGCTGACGCGCAAGAAGGACAACTTCCTGCGGCGCGACTTCAAGCCGGGCTTCCGTATCGACCTGCACCACAAGGACATGGGCATCGTCACCGACGCCGCCCGCACCGTCGGCGCGGCCCTGCCGGTCGGCGCCGTGGTCGCCCAACTGGTCGCCAGTCTGCGCGCCCAGGGCGACGGGGGCCTGGACCACTCGGCCCTGCTGCGGGCGGTGGAGCGCCTGTCCGGCGCCCAGATCTGA
- a CDS encoding TIM barrel protein yields MPTFGPGTATEQRFNVNLSILFTELPLLERPAAAAAAGFTAVELWWPWIDTPTPEQSELDALRKAIEDAGVRLTGLNFYAGRLPGPDRGALSVPGAESERFRANIDVAAGFAHSVGATALNALYGNRVEGVDPAEQDALALQNLVLAARAADRIGAILLIEALNRPESPRYPLVSAPAAVGIVDKVNRATGLDNARFLMDLYHLSMNGEDLPAVIEEFTPKTGHVQIADNPGRGAPGTGSLPLADLLGQLRKAGYDGWVGLEYKPGDRPSAEAFDWLPR; encoded by the coding sequence ATGCCGACTTTTGGACCGGGCACCGCCACAGAGCAGCGCTTCAACGTCAACCTGTCGATCCTCTTCACGGAACTCCCGCTCCTGGAGCGCCCGGCGGCAGCCGCCGCGGCCGGCTTCACCGCGGTCGAGCTGTGGTGGCCCTGGATCGACACCCCCACCCCCGAGCAGTCGGAGCTCGACGCCCTCAGGAAGGCGATCGAGGACGCGGGCGTCCGGCTCACGGGCCTGAACTTCTACGCCGGCCGGCTGCCGGGGCCGGACCGCGGCGCCCTGTCCGTCCCGGGCGCGGAGTCGGAGAGGTTCCGCGCCAACATCGACGTGGCCGCAGGCTTCGCCCACTCCGTCGGCGCCACGGCGCTCAACGCCCTCTACGGCAACCGCGTCGAGGGGGTGGACCCGGCCGAGCAGGACGCCCTCGCGCTGCAGAACCTGGTCCTCGCGGCCCGCGCGGCCGACCGGATCGGCGCGATCCTCCTGATCGAGGCCCTCAACAGGCCGGAGTCACCGCGGTACCCGCTGGTGTCGGCCCCGGCGGCGGTCGGCATCGTCGACAAGGTGAACCGGGCGACGGGCCTGGACAACGCGCGCTTCCTCATGGACCTCTACCACCTGTCCATGAACGGCGAGGACCTGCCGGCGGTGATCGAGGAGTTCACGCCGAAAACCGGCCACGTCCAGATCGCCGACAACCCCGGCCGCGGAGCCCCCGGCACCGGCTCGCTCCCGTTGGCGGACCTCCTCGGCCAACTGCGCAAGGCGGGCTACGACGGCTGGGTCGGCCTCGAGTACAAGCCGGGCGACCGCCCGAGCGCCGAGGCCTTCGACTGGCTCCCCCGCTGA
- a CDS encoding helix-turn-helix domain-containing protein, translating to MGGELLPPDEAGPDDVVLAWEGADVVAVRLPQLADSLDHILAAMERKQGRPLADLDRKAKQEVVRILEARGAFSVRHGVETVASALGVSRFTVYNYLNREKS from the coding sequence ATGGGCGGCGAACTGCTTCCGCCGGACGAGGCCGGTCCCGACGACGTCGTGCTCGCCTGGGAGGGCGCCGATGTCGTCGCCGTACGGCTGCCCCAGCTCGCGGACTCCCTCGATCACATCCTGGCCGCCATGGAGCGCAAGCAGGGCAGGCCCCTCGCGGACCTGGACCGCAAGGCCAAGCAGGAGGTCGTACGGATACTGGAGGCGCGCGGCGCCTTCTCGGTACGACATGGCGTGGAGACCGTGGCGAGCGCGCTCGGGGTGAGCCGCTTCACGGTCTACAACTACCTGAACCGCGAGAAATCGTAG
- the uraD gene encoding 2-oxo-4-hydroxy-4-carboxy-5-ureidoimidazoline decarboxylase: MTSTSTPPGLARFNVLEEHAAHAALLEVCASTAWARRLLAARPCVTAEDLYAASDDAMAELTAADLAEAMAGHPPIGRPEPGDPTSAREQRGMAGASEGLKAQMLELNLAYQERFGHVFLICATGRTGEQMRDAVRERIGNPPEREREIVRTELGKINRIRLARIVEEDA; this comes from the coding sequence GTGACTTCGACTTCCACGCCCCCCGGCCTGGCCCGGTTCAACGTCCTGGAGGAGCACGCGGCCCATGCGGCCCTCCTGGAGGTGTGCGCCTCCACGGCGTGGGCTCGGCGTCTGCTCGCCGCCCGGCCCTGCGTGACCGCGGAGGACCTCTACGCCGCCAGTGACGACGCCATGGCGGAGCTGACCGCCGCCGACCTCGCCGAGGCGATGGCCGGCCACCCGCCGATCGGCCGCCCCGAGCCGGGCGACCCGACCTCGGCCCGCGAGCAGCGCGGCATGGCCGGCGCCTCCGAAGGGCTCAAGGCACAGATGCTCGAACTGAACCTGGCGTATCAGGAGCGCTTCGGTCATGTCTTCCTGATCTGCGCAACCGGCCGCACCGGCGAGCAGATGCGCGACGCGGTCAGGGAACGGATCGGCAACCCGCCGGAGCGGGAACGCGAGATCGTCCGCACCGAGCTGGGCAAGATCAACCGCATCCGGCTCGCCCGCATCGTCGAAGAGGACGCCTGA
- the uraH gene encoding hydroxyisourate hydrolase codes for MSTSTTASVSTHILDTSIGRPAGAVAVQLSARPGRDADWRTLGGSATDADGRCKDLPALPEGTTHVRLDFEVEPYFAKKQADAQQDAPANRDSGAFFPEVAITFAVTPGEHYHVPLLLNPFGYSVYRGS; via the coding sequence ATGAGTACGAGCACCACCGCCTCGGTGTCGACACACATCCTCGACACCAGCATCGGCCGCCCCGCCGGGGCAGTCGCCGTCCAGCTGTCCGCCCGCCCCGGGCGCGACGCGGACTGGCGGACCCTCGGCGGCTCCGCGACCGACGCGGACGGGCGGTGCAAGGACCTGCCGGCGCTGCCGGAGGGGACCACCCACGTACGGCTCGACTTCGAGGTCGAACCGTACTTCGCGAAGAAGCAAGCCGATGCGCAGCAGGACGCCCCCGCGAACCGGGACAGCGGTGCGTTTTTCCCGGAGGTGGCGATCACCTTCGCCGTCACGCCCGGCGAGCACTACCACGTACCGCTGCTGCTCAACCCGTTCGGCTACTCCGTTTACCGAGGGAGCTAG
- the pucL gene encoding factor-independent urate hydroxylase has protein sequence MTVNPRPARPVVLGQNQYGKAENRVVKITRDGATHHIKDLNVSVSLSGDMEEVHYSGSNANVLPTDTTKNTVYAFAKEHGIESAEQFGIHLARHFVTSQEPIRTARIRIEEYAWERIGTAGQEKHSFVRQGQETRLTQITYDGSAWEVVSGLKDLTVMNSTDSEFWGYVKDKYTTLPEAYDRILATAVSARWRFNWSDDEQPMPPWEESYEQVKTHLLQAFAETYSLSLQQTLYQMGSRIIDNRAEIDEVRFSLPNKHHFLVDLEPFGVKNATEDGAVYFAADRPYGLIEGTVLRDGVEPRIPVDLTNL, from the coding sequence ATGACCGTCAACCCCCGCCCTGCCCGCCCCGTGGTCCTGGGGCAGAACCAGTACGGCAAGGCCGAGAACCGGGTCGTCAAGATCACGCGGGACGGCGCCACCCACCACATCAAGGACCTCAACGTCTCGGTGTCGCTGAGCGGCGACATGGAGGAGGTCCACTACTCCGGCTCCAACGCCAACGTCCTGCCGACCGATACCACCAAGAACACGGTGTACGCGTTCGCCAAGGAGCACGGCATCGAGTCCGCCGAGCAGTTCGGCATCCACCTCGCCCGGCACTTCGTGACGAGCCAGGAGCCGATCAGGACCGCCCGGATCCGCATCGAGGAGTACGCCTGGGAGCGGATCGGGACGGCCGGCCAGGAGAAGCACTCCTTCGTCCGCCAGGGCCAGGAGACCCGCCTGACCCAGATCACGTACGACGGCTCCGCCTGGGAGGTCGTCTCCGGGCTGAAAGACCTGACCGTCATGAACTCGACCGACTCCGAGTTCTGGGGTTACGTCAAGGACAAGTACACGACCCTGCCCGAGGCGTACGACCGCATCCTGGCCACCGCCGTCTCCGCCCGCTGGCGCTTCAACTGGTCCGACGACGAGCAGCCGATGCCCCCCTGGGAGGAGTCCTACGAGCAGGTGAAGACGCACCTGCTCCAGGCCTTCGCCGAGACGTACTCGCTCTCGCTCCAGCAGACCCTCTACCAAATGGGTTCGCGGATCATCGACAACCGTGCCGAGATCGACGAGGTCCGCTTCTCGCTGCCGAACAAGCACCACTTCCTGGTGGACCTGGAGCCGTTCGGCGTCAAGAACGCCACCGAGGACGGGGCTGTCTACTTCGCGGCCGACCGGCCCTACGGCCTGATCGAGGGGACCGTCCTGCGGGACGGCGTCGAGCCGCGGATCCCGGTGGACCTGACCAACCTGTGA
- a CDS encoding 8-oxoguanine deaminase, translating into MAAAQRIVIENCSLATVDANDTEYADGHVVIAGNRIESLGAGRAPEGLENVVRRIDATGHLVTPGLVNTHHHYYQWITRGLATDHNLFDWLVALYPTWARIDEQMVYSAAQGSLAMMARGGVTTAMDHHYVFPAGSGDLSGAIIRAARETGVRFTLARGSMDRSQKDGGLPPDFAVETLEGALAATEATVREHHDPSFDAMTQIAVAPCSPFSVSTELLREGAELARRLGVRLHTHGSETVEEEQFCKELFGMGPTDYFESTGWLGEDVWMAHCVHMNDSDIAAFARTKTGVAHCPSSNARLAAGIARVPDMLAAGVPVGLGVDGTASNESGELHTELRNALLINRLGAHREAALNARQALRLGTYGGAQVLGRAAETGSLEAGKLADLVLWKLDTLAHASIADPVTALVFGAAAPVTASFVNGRQIVENGRLLHVDEDAIARSTREQAQRLARIAAQG; encoded by the coding sequence ATGGCAGCCGCCCAGCGCATTGTCATCGAGAACTGTTCACTCGCCACGGTCGACGCGAACGACACCGAGTACGCGGACGGGCACGTCGTCATCGCCGGCAACCGCATCGAGTCGCTCGGCGCGGGCAGGGCCCCCGAGGGCCTGGAGAACGTCGTCCGCCGTATCGACGCCACCGGCCACCTCGTCACGCCCGGCCTGGTCAACACCCACCACCACTACTACCAGTGGATCACCAGGGGCCTCGCCACCGATCACAACCTCTTCGACTGGCTCGTCGCGCTGTACCCGACCTGGGCGCGCATCGACGAGCAGATGGTGTACTCGGCCGCCCAGGGCTCCCTCGCGATGATGGCCCGCGGCGGCGTCACCACCGCGATGGACCACCACTACGTCTTCCCCGCCGGTTCCGGGGACCTGTCCGGCGCGATCATCCGCGCCGCCCGCGAGACGGGTGTCCGCTTCACCCTCGCCCGCGGCTCCATGGACCGCAGCCAGAAGGACGGCGGCCTGCCTCCGGACTTCGCCGTCGAGACCCTCGAAGGCGCCCTCGCCGCCACCGAGGCCACCGTCAGGGAGCACCACGACCCGTCCTTCGACGCCATGACCCAGATCGCCGTCGCGCCCTGCTCGCCGTTCTCCGTCTCCACCGAACTCCTGCGCGAGGGCGCCGAGTTGGCCCGCCGTCTCGGGGTGCGCCTGCACACCCACGGCTCGGAGACCGTCGAGGAGGAGCAGTTCTGCAAGGAACTGTTCGGCATGGGCCCCACCGACTACTTCGAGTCCACCGGCTGGCTCGGCGAGGACGTGTGGATGGCGCACTGCGTCCACATGAACGACTCCGACATCGCGGCCTTCGCCCGTACGAAGACGGGTGTCGCCCACTGTCCCTCGTCCAACGCCCGCCTCGCCGCCGGCATCGCCCGGGTCCCGGACATGCTCGCGGCCGGCGTCCCGGTCGGCCTCGGCGTCGACGGCACGGCGTCCAACGAGTCCGGCGAACTCCACACCGAACTGCGCAACGCGCTCCTCATCAACCGTCTGGGAGCGCACCGCGAGGCGGCCCTCAACGCCCGTCAGGCCCTGCGCCTCGGGACGTACGGCGGCGCCCAGGTGCTGGGGCGGGCCGCCGAGACCGGCTCACTGGAGGCCGGCAAGCTCGCCGACCTGGTGCTGTGGAAGCTCGACACCCTCGCGCACGCCTCGATCGCCGACCCGGTGACCGCGCTGGTCTTCGGCGCGGCGGCACCGGTCACGGCCTCGTTCGTGAACGGCCGCCAGATCGTCGAGAACGGCCGCCTGCTGCACGTCGACGAGGACGCCATCGCCCGCTCCACACGGGAACAGGCCCAGCGCTTGGCCCGGATCGCCGCGCAGGGCTGA
- a CDS encoding chitosanase: MLSRLPAAEAANSAGLAAPAKKDIAMRLVSSAENSSLDWEAQYAYIEDIGDGRGYTAGVIGFCSGTSDMLALVELCTERDPDNPLAPYRLALRAVDGTDSHEGLDPGFPAAWRQAAGTSVFREAQRDERDRVYFDPAVARARKDGLGTLGQFVYFDAMVMHGPGTDALSFGGIRGRAREDAARPADGGDETGYLHAFLDARVRAMRLEAAHSEVSRVETAQRVFLEAGNLDLDPPLKWRVYGDSYEID; this comes from the coding sequence GTGCTGAGCCGGTTGCCGGCCGCCGAGGCCGCAAACTCGGCCGGGCTCGCCGCCCCGGCCAAGAAGGACATCGCGATGCGGCTGGTGTCCAGCGCGGAGAACTCCTCCCTGGACTGGGAGGCGCAGTACGCGTACATCGAGGACATCGGGGACGGCCGTGGCTACACGGCGGGCGTCATCGGATTCTGCTCCGGTACGAGCGACATGCTGGCGCTGGTCGAGCTCTGCACGGAACGGGACCCCGACAACCCCCTCGCCCCCTATCGCCTCGCCCTGCGCGCGGTGGACGGCACCGACTCGCACGAGGGACTAGACCCGGGCTTCCCGGCGGCCTGGCGGCAGGCGGCCGGCACCTCCGTGTTCCGCGAGGCGCAGCGGGACGAGCGGGACCGGGTCTACTTCGACCCGGCGGTGGCGCGCGCCAGGAAGGACGGGCTCGGCACGCTCGGCCAGTTCGTCTACTTCGACGCGATGGTCATGCACGGCCCCGGCACCGACGCCCTGAGCTTCGGCGGCATCCGCGGCCGGGCCCGCGAGGACGCGGCTCGCCCCGCGGACGGCGGCGACGAGACCGGGTATCTGCACGCCTTCCTGGACGCGCGGGTGCGGGCGATGCGGCTGGAGGCGGCGCACAGCGAGGTGAGCCGGGTGGAGACGGCCCAGCGGGTGTTCCTGGAGGCGGGCAACCTCGACCTGGATCCGCCCCTCAAGTGGCGGGTGTACGGGGACAGTTACGAGATCGACTGA
- a CDS encoding AraC family transcriptional regulator — protein sequence MTNSVYERALRTPDELRPWIAGIGTLTVETDPREPFVHLPDPTTKVIIRSEAAGRPTLLVSGPRVRATYHTGKGQASCTEVRLVPGIIRPLLGVPAVDLVGRVVPLDALPGRTARQLARELRWLESEEAVARLADVLPERLPTAADGARADLLRAAVAALSVRSGRVPGQVKDVARELAVSERQLRNLFSEGVGLSPKHYARVDRVRAVLAHATELASAELAAVTGYYDQSHMTSDFRTLMGVPPRSYFTGRLPSPRSCQPIDSL from the coding sequence GTGACCAACTCCGTTTACGAGCGGGCCCTGCGCACCCCCGACGAGCTGCGTCCATGGATCGCCGGGATCGGGACCCTGACCGTCGAGACCGATCCGCGGGAGCCGTTCGTGCACCTGCCGGACCCCACGACCAAGGTGATCATCCGCAGCGAGGCGGCCGGCCGGCCCACCCTGCTGGTCTCCGGACCCCGCGTCCGGGCCACCTACCACACGGGCAAGGGCCAGGCGTCCTGCACGGAGGTACGGCTGGTGCCGGGGATCATCCGGCCGCTGCTCGGTGTCCCGGCCGTCGACCTCGTCGGACGGGTGGTGCCGCTGGACGCGCTGCCGGGCCGGACCGCGCGGCAACTGGCCCGCGAGCTGCGGTGGCTGGAGTCCGAAGAGGCGGTGGCCCGGCTCGCGGACGTCCTCCCGGAGCGGCTGCCCACCGCGGCCGACGGGGCACGGGCCGACCTGCTGCGGGCCGCGGTCGCCGCGCTGTCCGTCCGTTCGGGCCGCGTACCCGGTCAGGTCAAGGACGTGGCTCGCGAACTCGCCGTCAGTGAGCGCCAGTTGCGCAACCTGTTCAGCGAGGGTGTCGGTCTCTCACCGAAGCACTACGCCCGCGTCGACCGCGTCCGCGCCGTACTCGCCCATGCCACCGAACTGGCCTCGGCCGAACTGGCGGCCGTCACCGGCTACTACGACCAGTCCCACATGACGTCCGACTTCCGCACCCTGATGGGCGTCCCACCGCGCTCCTACTTCACCGGACGGCTTCCCTCTCCCCGGTCCTGCCAGCCGATCGACAGCCTGTGA